The Pseudomonas iranensis genome includes a window with the following:
- a CDS encoding SDR family oxidoreductase, with product MQNRMMITGAGSGLGREIALRWAREGWRLALSDVSEPGLQETLKLVREAGGDGFIQRCDVRDYSQLTAFAQACEEKLGGIDIIVNNAGVASGGFFSELSLEDWDWQIAINLMGVVKGCKAFLPLLEQSKGKIINIASMAALMQGPAMSNYNVAKAGVVALSESLLIELAQQEVAVHVVCPSFFQTNLLDSFRGPTPAMKAQVGKLLESSPISAADIADYIYQQVAAGEFLILPHEQGRMAWALKQKNPQLLYNEMTSMAEKMRAKAKQNNA from the coding sequence ATGCAAAATCGCATGATGATCACTGGTGCAGGCTCAGGCCTGGGTCGCGAAATCGCGCTGCGCTGGGCCCGTGAAGGCTGGCGGCTGGCCTTGTCCGATGTCAGTGAGCCCGGCCTGCAGGAAACCCTGAAACTGGTGCGCGAGGCGGGCGGTGACGGTTTCATCCAGCGCTGTGACGTGCGCGATTACAGCCAGCTCACCGCCTTCGCCCAGGCCTGTGAGGAGAAGCTCGGCGGCATCGACATCATCGTCAACAATGCCGGGGTCGCCTCGGGCGGATTCTTCAGCGAGTTGTCGCTGGAAGACTGGGACTGGCAGATCGCGATCAACCTGATGGGTGTGGTCAAAGGCTGCAAGGCGTTCTTGCCGCTGCTGGAACAGAGCAAGGGCAAGATCATCAACATCGCCTCCATGGCCGCGTTGATGCAAGGCCCGGCAATGAGCAACTACAACGTGGCCAAGGCCGGCGTAGTGGCGTTGTCGGAAAGTCTGCTGATCGAACTGGCGCAGCAGGAAGTGGCGGTGCATGTGGTTTGCCCCTCATTCTTCCAGACCAACTTGCTCGATTCTTTCCGTGGCCCGACCCCGGCCATGAAAGCCCAGGTCGGCAAGTTGCTGGAAAGTTCGCCGATCAGTGCCGCCGACATCGCTGACTACATCTATCAGCAAGTCGCCGCCGGCGAGTTCTTGATTCTGCCCCACGAACAAGGGCGCATGGCCTGGGCGCTGAAACAGAAGAATCCGCAACTGCTCTACAACGAAATGACTTCCATGGCCGAGAAAATGCGCGCCAAGGCCAAACAAAACAACGCTTGA
- a CDS encoding DUF3309 family protein: MGTILIIILILLLIGGLPVFPHSRSWGYGPSGIIGVVLVVLLVLLLLGKI; encoded by the coding sequence ATGGGCACAATTCTAATCATCATCCTGATCCTGTTGCTGATCGGTGGTCTGCCGGTCTTCCCGCACTCCAGAAGTTGGGGTTATGGCCCGTCGGGCATTATCGGCGTGGTGTTGGTCGTGCTGCTGGTGCTGTTGTTACTCGGCAAGATATGA